The stretch of DNA GCGTAGGATTTGTCCTCAAGATCCCTGATTAAGGACAAATCCTTTCGTAGAGCGTAGGATTTGTCCTCAAGCCCCTGATTAAGGACAAATCCTTGTCGCAGAGCGTAGGATTTGTCCTCAAGATCCCTGATTAAGGGACAAATCCTTATCGCAGAGCGTAGGATTTGTCCTCAAGCCCCCTGATTAAGGACAAATCCTTTCGTAGAGCGTAGGATTTGTCCTCAAGCCCCCTGATTAAGGACAAATCCTTGTCGCAGAGCGTAGGATTTGTCCTCAAGATCCCTGATTAAGGACAAATCCTTATCGCAGAGCGTAGGATTTGTCCTCAAGACCCCTGATTAAGGATAAACCTTTGTCGCAGAGCGTACGATTTGTCCTTAAATAGCATAGTCTATTTAAATGAAGTATCTGTAAATAAAGATTCAGAGAAAAATGAAAAATGCCGAGAAACATACCATTTCTCGACAATAAAAACTCGCAGCTGCGAGTTTTTAGTTTTACAAATGATTAACTAGAATGGCTGTAATTTCTTCCAATTGCACTTGGTCTAATTCATCAAAGCGATTTTTTTCTGGTGAGTCAATATCCAAGACACCGAGTAACTTTCCATCCTTCATTAGAGGAATGACAATTTCAGAATTGGAAGCTGCATCGCAGGCAATATGACCAGGAAATTGATGAACGTCTTCTACCCGGATTGTTTCTTTATTTTTTGCAGATGTTCCACATACACCTTTTCCAAGCGGGATACGCACACAAGCAGGTAGTCCTTGAAAGGGACCTAAAACGA from Neobacillus sp. CF12 encodes:
- a CDS encoding GAF domain-containing protein, translating into MFNVEMYKGSRQENYELVKKQLQALLHGEKNQIANLSNTSALLNQFLDRINWVGFYLMDENNELVLGPFQGLPACVRIPLGKGVCGTSAKNKETIRVEDVHQFPGHIACDAASNSEIVIPLMKDGKLLGVLDIDSPEKNRFDELDQVQLEEITAILVNHL